The following coding sequences are from one Dehalococcoidales bacterium window:
- a CDS encoding tyrosine-type recombinase/integrase: protein MRGALVQRGKVWSVVLSTKDDSGKWKQKWIATGARSKKEAQPVLTEIMSKVNKGTYVAPGKQTLGDFLNQWLLDYKGNLSPRGFERYDSIAHVHLIPALGNIPLTQLRPEQLQRFYTTELNKGLSPLTVRYFHVVIHKALQTALEYGIVSRNVADAVKAPKAEHTDMETWDGMEIAHFLEVSIDSPYYALFYTALFTGMRRSEMLALRFQDIDFLLSQVSVSRGLHQLKDGSYVFTQPKSAKSRRTIALSPAAILTLKEHKEKQGALKAQLEVQQRDSDLVFSDIEGKPLRPNTVTRAWAILAERAGLKPIPLHSARHSHASIMLKQGVNPKIVQERLGHATIAITMDIYSSVLPGLQEAAANGFDKMVLPRTEVQNQIR, encoded by the coding sequence ATGAGAGGCGCATTAGTTCAAAGGGGTAAAGTCTGGAGCGTGGTACTTTCGACAAAAGATGATAGTGGCAAGTGGAAACAAAAGTGGATTGCCACCGGAGCCAGGTCGAAAAAAGAAGCTCAGCCTGTACTAACCGAGATAATGAGCAAGGTGAATAAAGGAACTTATGTCGCACCAGGTAAACAGACACTAGGAGATTTCCTTAACCAATGGTTACTTGACTATAAAGGCAATTTATCCCCACGTGGTTTTGAGCGGTATGATAGCATCGCTCATGTGCATCTTATCCCCGCTCTTGGCAATATACCCCTAACGCAATTAAGGCCGGAGCAACTTCAAAGATTTTACACCACCGAACTAAACAAGGGACTTAGCCCTCTCACCGTAAGGTACTTTCATGTAGTAATTCACAAGGCTTTGCAGACAGCCCTTGAATATGGAATAGTCTCACGTAATGTAGCCGATGCTGTAAAGGCACCGAAGGCGGAGCATACCGATATGGAGACTTGGGACGGCATGGAGATTGCCCATTTCTTAGAGGTCTCAATAGATAGTCCATATTACGCCTTATTCTATACCGCTTTATTTACCGGTATGCGCCGGTCTGAAATGTTAGCACTTCGCTTTCAGGATATAGATTTCTTACTCAGTCAAGTATCCGTCAGTCGAGGACTTCACCAATTGAAAGACGGCTCCTATGTATTCACACAACCAAAGTCAGCCAAGAGCCGCCGGACTATCGCATTATCACCCGCAGCAATCCTTACGCTAAAAGAGCATAAGGAAAAACAAGGGGCGTTAAAGGCACAACTGGAAGTACAACAAAGGGATAGTGACTTGGTGTTCTCTGACATCGAGGGCAAGCCCTTACGTCCGAACACGGTTACTAGAGCTTGGGCTATTCTAGCTGAACGTGCGGGGCTTAAACCTATACCCCTGCACTCTGCCAGGCACTCTCACGCCTCGATAATGCTGAAGCAAGGCGTAAATCCAAAGATAGTGCAAGAGCGGCTCGGTCATGCTACAATTGCGATAACGATGGATATTTATTCAAGCGTTTTGCCTGGATTACAAGAGGCCGCCGCTAATGGTTTTGATAAAATGGTGTTGCCCCGAACTGAGGTTCAAAATCAAATCCGTTAG
- a CDS encoding GIY-YIG nuclease family protein, with translation MSRRAITDQEWFFYIVRCRDDSLYSGITVNLEDRLREHNKGTGAKYTSVRRPVTLVYCERYGNVSEARRREEQIKRWSKTKKERLIVGFPRLRSD, from the coding sequence ATGAGTCGAAGGGCAATAACAGACCAAGAATGGTTTTTCTATATCGTCAGGTGCCGAGATGACTCCCTGTATTCCGGCATTACAGTTAACTTAGAAGATCGCCTTAGAGAACATAATAAAGGAACCGGAGCTAAATATACTTCCGTTCGTAGGCCTGTGACTTTGGTTTATTGCGAAAGATATGGTAATGTCTCTGAGGCGAGGCGCCGAGAGGAACAGATTAAAAGATGGTCTAAAACTAAAAAGGAGAGATTGATTGTGGGTTTTCCTCGACTTCGCTCGGACTAA